The sequence TGTATGTCAGTTTTCTTTGGCATAAAATTAAGATAAGGAAGGTAATTATGAAACAACCTCAAGTTAGAGTAATAGGTGCAGGATTGGCAGGGAGCGAAGCTGCATACCAACTTGCAAAACGTGGATTTGTCGTAGAACTTGTGGAGATGCGTCCTGTTAAAATGACGGCTGCGCACGTTACGGAGCATTTCGCAGAACTTGTTTGTTCAAATTCATTTCGTTCTGATGATTTAAATAACGCCGTAGGACTTCTTAAAGAAGAAATGCGTCGATTTGATAGTATTATTATGAAATCGGCGGATGAGCATCGTTTGCCTGCGGGAAGTGCGTTAGCTGTAGACCGTGTTGGTTTTAGTGAGAAAGTATCGGAAAAAATTTCGAAAATGGATAACATCATCATATCAAATCTTGAAATGACCGAACTGGACGATTTACCAACAATCGTTGCGACCGGTCCATTAACATCTGATAATTTTTCGAAATACTTGATGAATTATCTTGGACAATCGGAGATGTATTTTTATGATGCGATTGCACCGATTGTATCGGTAGACGGTATTAATTTTGATATTGCGTATCGTAAATCACGTTACGATAAAGGGGATGGTCAAGATTATATTAACTGTCCAATGGATCGTGATCAATTTGAAGCATTCCATCGCGCTATTCTAGAAGCAGAAGAAGCACCCATGCGTGATTTTGAAGATGTTAAAGTTTTTGAAGGCTGTATGCCTGTTGAGGTAATGGCACGTCGTGGTATTAAAACAATGTTATTTGGTCCATTAAAACCCGTAGGTTTGGAAAAACCGGATGGCACGCGTCCATATGCAGTAGTCCAATTACGTCAAGATAACGCAGCAGGATCTCTATATAACTTAGTAGGATTTCAAACGCGTTTAAAATGGGGTGATCAAAAACGGATTATTCAAATGATTCCTGGTTTGGAAAATGCAGAAATCGTTCGTTATGGTGTGATGCATCGTAATACATTCATCAAATCGCCTTTACTTTTAAATCATCACTATCAATCAAAAACTCAGCCATCGCTTTTCTTTGCAGGACAAGTAAGTGGTGTGGAAGGGTATGTTGAATCGGCTGCAAGTGGACTTGTTGCGGCACTTAACATGGCACAATTCCTAAAACAAGAACCACTTATTGATTTTCCTCAAGAAACGGTAATGGGTTCAATGGCTTATTATATTTCACATGCAAATCCGTCACAGTTCCAACCTATGAATGCGAACTTTGGAATTGTATCGAATCGATTAAAAGATCGTGAAGCAATGTCTGTTCGAAGTCTTGCGCACATCGATAAATTTGTTTCTCAGTTTGGATAAGACACTTCGGTGTCTTTTTTTATTTAGATTAGCGTATAATAAAAACAAGAGGTGATTGAATGAAAACAGAAGAACTTGTTATGGATTTTATGCGTCATATTGCGATTACAAACACATCTTCAGAACATACCAATGTTGCCTATGAACGTGACATTCGTCAATTTCTCGACTTTATTGAAGGGCAAGCAGTTCATGAAGTAGATCGCTTGATGGCATATGATTACTTAAATATGCTTTATGATTCAAATCTTTCCAGTTCAAGTGTAGCGCGAAAAATTTCCACACTTCGTTCATTCTATAAATTTTTACAAATTAATCACGGACTAACTGATAATCCCTTCCAACAAATTAAAATTAAACGTCAAGGAAGACACCTACCACATTTCTTAATGTTTGATGAAATCGAAACTTTATTATTAAGTTGTGATGAGTCTGTTTTAGGTGTTCGTAATCAGGTCATGATTGAATTAATGTATGCTTGTGGTTTGCGTGTGAGCGAAGTTGTGGATTTACAAATTCATGATTTAGATCTCACCGAGCGCTCGCTGCGTGTAATTGGAAAAGGCAATAAAGAGCGTCAGCTTTTCTTTTATGAATCCCTTGTACCTAAACTTTGGTCCTATCTTAATCTCTATCGTCCTCAATTTCCGAATGTTTCGGATACTGAAGCTGTTTTTTTGAATCAAAGAGGCAAGCCGCTTACGCCACGAGGAATACAACACATTCTAGAGCACCAAGGTAAGACCGCAGGACTTCGAATGAAGTTACACCCGCATATGTTGCGTCACAGCTTTGCGACGCATTTATTGGACAATGGTGCGAGCTTGCGTGTGGTTCAGACATTGTTAGGTCATGAGTCACTGAGCACGACTCAAATCTATACGCATGTGAGTATGCAAAAAATTAAAGAAGTATATGATGATGCGATTGAAAAAATACCACTCACATAATCTTACATACTTTTCGTATAATTCTTACATATTGTTTGTGTATGATTCATATGTAAGAAGAAACTCTTACGCGTATGATTCCTCTTCTCCTTTATTCATATCCCCTTATGAATAACCAAAAATCATACATAATCTTTCCCCTTATAAATAAATAGTAAAAAAAGAGAAGCAAATAATAGAGCTTTTCTTTTTTTTGCGTAGAATTCGCAAGACCCTTAAAATAAATATATCTTGACTTGTTGCGGTATTAAGGATATAAAGAGTATGTTATTTTAGTTTTACAATTATATAAGTTGTACAAAATTAAGGTTGAATTTACAAAAAAACGAATCATCGAAAACATGAACGGTTTTTGTTTGACATTCCAGTTTGTAATCTATATAATTAAGTAGCGTTAAAGAGTAGGGTGAGAGTATGAAATTTTATAGAGCTGATTTAGATCGGTTAAAATCACCACGTTTAGAAATAGACGAGGAAATAATCATCGATCAAGATCTCTTGAAAGGTTTTTCTCTATGTACTGCTTTACGTGAGATCTTCGCAGTAGGTCATGGTTATTATGACGAACACACTTCAAAATTAATTACTGATCTGACAATAGAAGGTATTATGACAGTACCTTGCGCCATTACATTAGAACCTTTTGATATTGAATTTTCGATACCAGTTGGTGATGTGTTTAGCTTCGAGAAACTCGAAGATGACGAAGTAGGTATTGAAATTGAAGGTGAAGAGCTTGATCTTGATCCATATTTATTGGATTCTATCTTAGCTGCAGTTCCCCTAAAGGCAATCCATCCGGATCTTAAGGAATATCCAGAGGGAGAAGGCTGGCAGGTTATGACTGAAGAAGATTATACAAAAGAGAAGAGTCAAGAGATTGATCCTAGACTTGCAAAACTAAAAGACTTTAAGTTTGATTAAATGGAGGTGAGACGATGGCAGTTCCAAAAAGACGCACATCTAAAGCAAGAAAAAACAAACGTCGTACACATTATAAATTACCTAATGTGACATTAGCTAAAGATCCTCAAACTGGGGAGTGGAAATTACCACACCGTGCAAATCGCGACGAGGTTAAATAATATAATTAAGTCTTGGATATCCAAGATTTTTTTATGTGAAAATATGGGAAAATTTGGGAAAGTGAGTGTTTATTATGAATCGTAAATCAGTCGTTTTCGGTCCATTGGTAGTAATTTTTTCATTCGCATGCTTAGCATGTGTTTTAGTATTTACGAAGTATATGCCGATACGGAATCGTCTTATAATATTAGTAGTGGCGGTTATCGGTGCAATGGTTGTTATGATTGTAACGAAACGGCCATTTTGGCGTTATTTAATTGCGATTTGTATTCTCGTAACCAGTGTTTTTGTATTCAGTTCTCAAAAATTTGTGGACCAAATGGCTGATACGAAAGAGTATGAACTCATAAAATACGATTTACTTCGCATGAAAGATCACGAATTTGAGAAAAATCCAGTTATTGGTTTATATGGTGTTAAAGAAAATCATTTGGAAGCAATATCAGAGGATCTAAAAAGCGAATTAGGGACGGATCGATTCAAGAAGTTTTCAGATATAGATGATGTAGTTTCATCATTCTATGCTCAAGACATCGACGGTCTTTTTGTTAATAAGGCGATGCTTGCGAATTTATCATTTCTATATCCCGATTTTATGAAAGATACGATTTTGGTAAACAGTTATGAATATCGCTTAAGCCGTGATTCGATTGTGAAACATGTTGATGTACTAAAAGAACCGTTCACAATCTATCTCAGTGGGATTGATGTTTATGGTGATGTGGTAACTCGATCTCGAAGTGATATGAATCTTTTGTTATCGGTCAATCCAAAAACAAATGAAGTATTGACGGTGTCGGTTCCCCGTGATACTTATGTGCCTTTAGGATGTGAAAACGGTGAGTTGGATAAATTGACACATGCGGGTCTTTACGGGGTTACCTGTTCCGTAAAGACCCTTGAAAAATTATTTAATATTGATATTAACTATTATATTCGCGTTAATTTTACGGGCTTGGTTCAAATTGTTGATACACTAGAGGGTGTTGATGTTCTATCTCATTATGATTTCATTACTGAAAATGGTGATGTGTTCGTTAAGGGTAT is a genomic window of Erysipelothrix amsterdamensis containing:
- the trmFO gene encoding methylenetetrahydrofolate--tRNA-(uracil(54)-C(5))-methyltransferase (FADH(2)-oxidizing) TrmFO: MKQPQVRVIGAGLAGSEAAYQLAKRGFVVELVEMRPVKMTAAHVTEHFAELVCSNSFRSDDLNNAVGLLKEEMRRFDSIIMKSADEHRLPAGSALAVDRVGFSEKVSEKISKMDNIIISNLEMTELDDLPTIVATGPLTSDNFSKYLMNYLGQSEMYFYDAIAPIVSVDGINFDIAYRKSRYDKGDGQDYINCPMDRDQFEAFHRAILEAEEAPMRDFEDVKVFEGCMPVEVMARRGIKTMLFGPLKPVGLEKPDGTRPYAVVQLRQDNAAGSLYNLVGFQTRLKWGDQKRIIQMIPGLENAEIVRYGVMHRNTFIKSPLLLNHHYQSKTQPSLFFAGQVSGVEGYVESAASGLVAALNMAQFLKQEPLIDFPQETVMGSMAYYISHANPSQFQPMNANFGIVSNRLKDREAMSVRSLAHIDKFVSQFG
- the xerA gene encoding site-specific tyrosine recombinase/integron integrase, with amino-acid sequence MKTEELVMDFMRHIAITNTSSEHTNVAYERDIRQFLDFIEGQAVHEVDRLMAYDYLNMLYDSNLSSSSVARKISTLRSFYKFLQINHGLTDNPFQQIKIKRQGRHLPHFLMFDEIETLLLSCDESVLGVRNQVMIELMYACGLRVSEVVDLQIHDLDLTERSLRVIGKGNKERQLFFYESLVPKLWSYLNLYRPQFPNVSDTEAVFLNQRGKPLTPRGIQHILEHQGKTAGLRMKLHPHMLRHSFATHLLDNGASLRVVQTLLGHESLSTTQIYTHVSMQKIKEVYDDAIEKIPLT
- a CDS encoding YceD family protein, whose amino-acid sequence is MKFYRADLDRLKSPRLEIDEEIIIDQDLLKGFSLCTALREIFAVGHGYYDEHTSKLITDLTIEGIMTVPCAITLEPFDIEFSIPVGDVFSFEKLEDDEVGIEIEGEELDLDPYLLDSILAAVPLKAIHPDLKEYPEGEGWQVMTEEDYTKEKSQEIDPRLAKLKDFKFD
- the rpmF gene encoding 50S ribosomal protein L32, producing MAVPKRRTSKARKNKRRTHYKLPNVTLAKDPQTGEWKLPHRANRDEVK
- a CDS encoding LCP family protein, whose product is MNRKSVVFGPLVVIFSFACLACVLVFTKYMPIRNRLIILVVAVIGAMVVMIVTKRPFWRYLIAICILVTSVFVFSSQKFVDQMADTKEYELIKYDLLRMKDHEFEKNPVIGLYGVKENHLEAISEDLKSELGTDRFKKFSDIDDVVSSFYAQDIDGLFVNKAMLANLSFLYPDFMKDTILVNSYEYRLSRDSIVKHVDVLKEPFTIYLSGIDVYGDVVTRSRSDMNLLLSVNPKTNEVLTVSVPRDTYVPLGCENGELDKLTHAGLYGVTCSVKTLEKLFNIDINYYIRVNFTGLVQIVDTLEGVDVLSHYDFITENGDVFVKGINHVDGEKALAFARERDHVEYGDVARGLHHQELVKAIFEKATQTENIIKAPQLTGLVSQVVDTNLDDGSISKLISKQIETSDKWHFEEDYLRGEGDMQPTYSQDGRYKYYVYWPSDESVASLQKQISDLIVANKEGS